In Fundidesulfovibrio soli, the following are encoded in one genomic region:
- a CDS encoding sulfite exporter TauE/SafE family protein translates to MRFFREVYQFMMEGTRAHARWDYEVSMSIIKNRKKLLILAVLALPILGLSLVEAADVIGGKTAYMPSYYNTTIFLASIGVGLAAGLITGCIGAGGGFIITPALMAAGVKGILAVGTDLFHIFAKAIMGTAVHKKLGNVSVKLALGFLLGSGFGAVAGGTLNKWLYDTDPLMSELFISTIYAVLLGFLGFYGAYDFLKSRNEAAGGDAHGGPSGGDVPPLAAKVQALRIPPMITFDEDFVPGGRQLSMWVLACGGFIVGALAAIMGVGGGFITFPMFVYVFGVSSMTTVGTDILQIIFTAGFAGIAQYAVYGFVFYTLAMGMLIGSLLGIQVGALVTKVVKGVHIRGFYALSIISGFINRAATLPKKLTELGYLGWSPELNNMIEYVGNIVFWVSVGLFGVWVFGKFFANISMLRGEE, encoded by the coding sequence ATGCGATTTTTCAGGGAAGTATACCAGTTCATGATGGAGGGGACTCGAGCCCATGCCAGATGGGACTACGAAGTCTCCATGAGCATCATCAAGAACCGCAAGAAACTTTTGATTCTCGCGGTCCTGGCCCTGCCCATCCTGGGCTTGAGCCTGGTCGAGGCGGCCGACGTGATCGGCGGCAAGACCGCCTACATGCCTTCCTACTACAACACCACGATCTTCCTGGCCTCCATCGGCGTGGGCCTGGCCGCCGGCCTGATCACGGGCTGCATCGGCGCGGGCGGCGGCTTCATCATCACCCCGGCGCTGATGGCCGCTGGCGTCAAGGGCATCCTGGCCGTCGGCACGGACCTGTTCCACATCTTCGCCAAGGCCATCATGGGCACCGCGGTGCACAAGAAGCTGGGCAACGTCTCGGTGAAGCTGGCCCTTGGCTTCCTGCTCGGCTCGGGCTTCGGCGCGGTGGCGGGCGGAACGCTCAACAAGTGGCTCTACGACACCGACCCCCTGATGTCGGAGCTGTTCATCTCCACCATCTACGCGGTGCTGCTGGGCTTCCTGGGCTTCTACGGCGCGTATGACTTCCTGAAGTCCCGCAACGAGGCCGCCGGCGGCGACGCCCACGGCGGCCCCTCCGGCGGCGACGTGCCGCCCCTGGCCGCCAAGGTCCAGGCCCTGCGCATCCCCCCGATGATCACCTTCGACGAGGACTTCGTCCCCGGCGGCCGTCAGCTCTCCATGTGGGTGCTGGCCTGCGGCGGCTTCATCGTTGGCGCCCTGGCCGCCATCATGGGCGTGGGCGGCGGCTTCATCACCTTCCCCATGTTCGTGTACGTGTTCGGCGTCTCCTCCATGACCACGGTGGGCACCGACATCCTGCAGATCATCTTCACCGCCGGTTTCGCGGGCATCGCCCAGTACGCGGTGTACGGCTTCGTGTTCTACACCCTGGCCATGGGCATGCTCATCGGCTCCCTGCTGGGCATCCAGGTGGGCGCGCTGGTGACCAAGGTGGTCAAGGGCGTGCACATCCGCGGCTTCTACGCGCTGTCCATCATCTCCGGCTTCATCAACCGTGCGGCCACCCTGCCCAAGAAGCTCACCGAGCTGGGCTACCTGGGCTGGTCCCCCGAACTCAACAACATGATCGAATACGTCGGCAACATCGTGTTCTGGGTCAGCGTCGGCCTGTTCGGCGTGTGGGTGTTCGGGAAGTTCTTCGCCAACATTTCCATGCTGCGCGGGGAGGAGTAA
- a CDS encoding sigma-54-dependent transcriptional regulator, with the protein MAVILVVDDDPRLRDSFAKLIALEGYTPLTAASGEEGIARLKADKPDVVVMDVRMQGISGIEALERMKAADPHTPVIIMTAYGATDTAIEAVNKGAFDYILKPFDIPEMLGLISQALDASRQAKAGQENGAEAAQAPPVSLVGQSRVMREVYKQLGRVAATDATVLVQGESGTGKELAARALWSYSPRKDRPFVVVNCVAIPETLLESELFGHEKGAFTGATQRRAGKIEQAMGGTVFLDEIGDMPLPIQAKLLRLLQERQIERLGGKGPIPVDVRIIAATNRDLDAAIAEGRFREDLYYRLQVVRILLPPLRERKEDIPQLAAHFLAQHAAGAGTASPGVTPEGLAALTAHDWPGNVRELSNVLHKTLIFSRGLSIGPEDVRAAIAERTPEAAQDAPAGLEEAMKRYVRQAVAAGGPDLFAQVTDRFAAVVLAEALRATGGNRSQAARLLGLSRPTLLAKMEKLGLVVEASVRIGDVLP; encoded by the coding sequence GTGGCAGTGATCCTCGTGGTGGACGACGACCCGCGCCTGCGCGACAGCTTCGCCAAGCTCATCGCCCTGGAGGGATACACGCCGCTCACCGCCGCCTCCGGCGAGGAGGGCATCGCCCGCCTCAAGGCGGACAAGCCCGACGTGGTGGTCATGGACGTGCGCATGCAGGGCATCAGCGGCATCGAGGCCCTGGAGCGCATGAAGGCCGCCGACCCGCACACCCCCGTGATCATCATGACCGCCTACGGGGCCACGGACACGGCCATCGAGGCCGTGAACAAGGGCGCGTTCGACTACATCCTCAAGCCTTTCGACATCCCGGAGATGCTGGGGCTCATCTCCCAGGCGCTGGACGCCTCCCGCCAGGCCAAGGCCGGGCAGGAGAACGGGGCCGAGGCGGCCCAGGCCCCGCCGGTGAGCCTGGTGGGCCAGAGCCGGGTCATGCGCGAGGTCTACAAGCAGCTCGGCCGGGTGGCCGCCACCGACGCCACGGTGCTGGTGCAGGGCGAGTCCGGCACCGGCAAGGAGCTGGCCGCCCGCGCCCTGTGGAGCTACTCCCCCCGCAAGGACAGACCCTTCGTGGTGGTCAACTGCGTGGCCATCCCCGAGACCCTGCTGGAGAGCGAGCTCTTCGGCCACGAGAAGGGGGCCTTCACCGGCGCGACACAGCGCCGGGCGGGCAAGATCGAGCAGGCCATGGGCGGCACCGTGTTCCTGGACGAGATAGGCGACATGCCCCTGCCCATCCAGGCCAAGCTGCTGCGCCTGCTGCAGGAGAGGCAGATCGAGCGCCTGGGCGGCAAGGGGCCCATCCCCGTGGACGTGCGCATCATCGCGGCCACCAACCGCGACCTGGACGCCGCCATAGCCGAGGGCCGCTTCCGGGAGGACCTCTACTACCGCCTGCAGGTGGTGCGCATCCTGCTGCCGCCCCTGCGCGAGCGCAAGGAGGACATCCCCCAGCTGGCGGCCCACTTCCTGGCCCAGCACGCCGCCGGGGCCGGAACCGCCAGCCCCGGGGTCACCCCGGAGGGGCTCGCGGCGCTCACGGCCCATGACTGGCCGGGCAACGTGCGCGAACTCTCCAACGTGCTGCACAAGACGCTGATCTTCAGCCGAGGCCTGTCCATCGGCCCGGAGGACGTGCGCGCCGCCATCGCCGAGCGCACGCCCGAGGCCGCCCAGGACGCTCCGGCGGGCCTGGAGGAGGCCATGAAGCGCTACGTGCGCCAGGCCGTGGCCGCGGGCGGGCCGGACCTCTTCGCCCAGGTGACGGACCGCTTCGCCGCCGTGGTGCTGGCCGAGGCCCTGCGCGCCACGGGGGGCAACCGCTCCCAGGCGGCGCGGCTGCTGGGGCTGTCGCGCCCCACGCTGCTGGCCAAGATGGAGAAGCTCGGGCTGGTGGTGGAGGCTTCGGTGCGGATCGGGGACGTTCTCCCTTAG
- a CDS encoding sensor histidine kinase: MRLKFSMSLRMRVYLVLGLLMLVTVGGGTFMLWYGTGLQNFFSGIFERQVAAMDAAMRLESSLAAQRGFLTYYSLNFDPIWLARLSDQQASFEKEIIRVRPFVDNDEARAMLNHIEGEFIRLTFEREKVVALLDEGKRDLATPLHAAARKRFDALIVSCELFLDTLRHDLERDRAEGLWRMRLVNGMATAFLPFTLILGMILALVLSRQLLGPIRRLAQGEDDLVGADEVAALENRVHTLVERAVQARSKLEKSQTALEATERLATVGKMAAGVAHSIRNPLTSVKMRLFSLQRSLELSENQREDFEVISHEIKHLDGIIQNFLEYARPLKLSLKRISPSDVTDAAAHLLGPRLEAQGVQLEVARDGALQPILIDPEQLKEVLVNLVSNAMEAMHGPGRIVVEESEGFMEPMGRVAIVSLSDTGPGVPEQERERVFEPFHTTKEEGTGLGLPIARRIVREHGGSLTLTQAKGGGAKFTLTIPFDNKKQGGARWQ; this comes from the coding sequence ATGCGGCTCAAGTTCTCCATGTCCTTGCGGATGCGCGTCTATCTGGTGCTCGGTCTGCTCATGCTGGTCACCGTGGGCGGGGGCACGTTCATGCTCTGGTACGGCACGGGGCTGCAGAACTTCTTCTCGGGCATCTTCGAGCGCCAGGTGGCGGCCATGGACGCGGCCATGCGCCTGGAAAGCTCGCTGGCCGCCCAGCGCGGCTTCCTGACCTACTATTCGCTGAATTTCGACCCCATCTGGCTGGCGCGCCTGTCGGACCAGCAGGCCTCCTTCGAGAAGGAGATCATCCGGGTGCGGCCCTTCGTGGACAACGACGAGGCCCGCGCCATGCTCAACCACATCGAGGGCGAGTTCATCCGGCTCACGTTCGAGCGCGAGAAGGTGGTGGCCCTGCTGGACGAGGGCAAGCGCGATCTGGCCACACCGCTCCACGCAGCAGCGCGTAAGCGCTTCGACGCCCTGATCGTGAGCTGCGAGCTCTTCCTGGACACCCTGCGCCACGACCTGGAGCGCGACCGCGCCGAGGGGCTGTGGCGCATGCGCCTGGTCAACGGCATGGCCACGGCCTTCCTGCCCTTCACGCTGATCCTGGGCATGATCCTGGCGCTGGTGCTCTCCCGGCAGCTGCTGGGTCCCATCCGCCGCCTGGCCCAGGGCGAGGACGACCTCGTGGGCGCGGACGAGGTGGCGGCGCTGGAGAACCGCGTGCACACCCTGGTGGAGCGCGCGGTGCAGGCCCGCTCCAAGCTGGAGAAGAGCCAGACCGCCCTGGAGGCCACGGAGCGCCTGGCCACCGTGGGCAAGATGGCCGCGGGCGTGGCCCACTCCATCCGCAACCCGCTGACCTCGGTGAAGATGCGCCTGTTCTCCCTGCAGCGCTCCCTGGAGTTGAGCGAGAACCAGCGCGAGGACTTCGAGGTCATCTCGCACGAGATCAAGCATCTGGACGGCATCATCCAGAACTTTCTGGAGTACGCCCGGCCGCTCAAGCTCTCCCTCAAGCGGATCAGCCCCTCGGACGTCACGGACGCGGCGGCCCACCTGCTCGGGCCGCGCCTGGAGGCCCAGGGCGTGCAGCTGGAGGTGGCGCGCGACGGCGCGCTCCAGCCCATCCTCATCGACCCGGAGCAGCTCAAGGAGGTGCTGGTGAACCTCGTGAGCAACGCCATGGAGGCCATGCACGGCCCCGGCCGCATCGTCGTGGAGGAGAGCGAGGGCTTCATGGAGCCCATGGGGCGCGTGGCCATCGTTTCCCTGTCCGACACCGGCCCGGGCGTGCCCGAGCAGGAGCGCGAGCGTGTGTTCGAACCCTTCCACACCACCAAGGAGGAGGGCACCGGCCTGGGCCTGCCCATCGCCCGGCGCATCGTGCGCGAGCACGGCGGCAGCCTGACCCTGACCCAGGCCAAAGGCGGCGGGGCCAAGTTCACCCTCACCATCCCCTTCGACAACAAGAAGCAGGGAGGCGCCCGGTGGCAGTGA
- a CDS encoding NfeD family protein, translating into MFGLSPPVAWALAGLLLIALEAVVPGLVIVFFGIGALVTSLATAVFGLSTDSQLLVFAASSVGSLLALRRLFKKTFQGEARPENQLQQRLEDFTGEAAVVTEAIPEGGAGRIKLRGSFYAAVAQAPIPAGTAVKVAADVHGDHSLLKVETL; encoded by the coding sequence ATGTTCGGTTTGTCGCCACCCGTGGCCTGGGCCCTGGCGGGCCTGCTCCTCATCGCCCTGGAGGCCGTGGTGCCGGGGCTCGTGATCGTGTTCTTCGGCATCGGGGCGCTGGTCACCTCCCTGGCTACGGCCGTGTTCGGCCTCTCCACCGACTCGCAACTGCTGGTCTTCGCCGCGTCCTCGGTGGGGAGCCTGCTTGCCCTGCGCCGCCTGTTCAAGAAGACCTTCCAGGGCGAGGCCCGCCCGGAGAACCAGCTCCAGCAGCGCCTGGAGGATTTCACCGGCGAGGCCGCCGTGGTCACCGAGGCCATCCCAGAGGGGGGCGCGGGCCGCATCAAGCTGCGCGGATCCTTCTACGCAGCCGTTGCGCAGGCGCCCATCCCGGCCGGAACCGCCGTGAAGGTGGCGGCGGACGTGCACGGCGACCACAGCCTGCTCAAGGTCGAAACCCTCTAG
- a CDS encoding SPFH domain-containing protein has protein sequence MPYVAFAIAAVVLLLILMSATVVPQQNAYIVERLGKYNRTLEAGFHVLVPLLDKIAYKFSFKEELVDTPSQPCITRDNVTVHVDGLVYIKVNDPKLAAYGVANYRSAATQLAQTSLRSAIGKITLDKAFEERELINAEVVKAVDEAAAPWGVKVMRFEIKDISPPESVKVAMEAQMTAEREKRAQIALAEGQKQSAINISEGQMQQAINLSTGERQRQINEAEGRAKQIELVAAATANGIRTVAQALNEEGGLTAANLRVAEQYMEAFSKLAQESTTMLIPQNAADAAGLVATAMQVIKKS, from the coding sequence ATGCCCTACGTCGCATTCGCCATCGCGGCCGTGGTGTTGTTGCTGATCCTCATGTCGGCAACGGTGGTGCCGCAGCAGAACGCCTACATCGTGGAACGCCTGGGCAAGTACAACCGCACCCTGGAGGCCGGGTTCCACGTACTGGTGCCCCTGCTGGACAAGATAGCCTACAAGTTCTCCTTCAAGGAGGAGCTGGTGGACACCCCCTCCCAGCCCTGCATCACCCGGGACAACGTGACCGTGCACGTGGACGGCCTGGTCTACATCAAGGTCAACGACCCCAAGCTGGCCGCCTACGGCGTGGCCAACTACCGCTCCGCCGCCACGCAGCTGGCCCAGACCTCGCTGCGCTCCGCCATCGGCAAGATCACCCTGGACAAGGCCTTCGAGGAGCGTGAGCTGATCAACGCCGAAGTGGTCAAGGCCGTGGACGAGGCCGCCGCGCCCTGGGGCGTGAAGGTGATGCGCTTCGAGATCAAGGACATCTCCCCGCCGGAGTCGGTCAAGGTGGCAATGGAGGCCCAGATGACCGCCGAGCGCGAGAAGCGGGCCCAGATCGCCCTGGCCGAAGGCCAGAAGCAGAGCGCCATCAATATCTCCGAGGGCCAGATGCAGCAGGCCATCAACCTCTCCACCGGCGAAAGGCAGCGCCAGATCAACGAGGCAGAGGGCCGCGCCAAGCAGATCGAGCTGGTGGCCGCGGCCACGGCCAACGGCATCCGCACCGTGGCCCAGGCCCTGAACGAGGAGGGAGGGCTCACGGCGGCCAACCTGCGCGTGGCCGAGCAGTACATGGAGGCGTTCTCCAAGCTGGCCCAGGAATCCACCACCATGCTCATCCCGCAGAACGCGGCGGACGCCGCCGGGCTGGTGGCCACGGCCATGCAGGTGATCAAGAAGAGCTGA
- a CDS encoding response regulator: MATAASTTFTVILADRNRHIRELFARELNREGYAVKGCALGREAVDMASAGGDLLVMDSELPDMDPLSVIRLVRRARPGFPVAVLAHSRDEAGECLGEPRVLFVPKGEDPALVVNAVRGGIESGFSGP, translated from the coding sequence ATGGCAACTGCGGCATCCACGACCTTCACCGTCATCCTTGCGGATCGCAACCGGCACATCCGGGAGCTGTTCGCCAGGGAGCTCAACCGCGAGGGCTACGCGGTGAAGGGCTGCGCCCTGGGGCGCGAGGCAGTGGACATGGCGAGCGCCGGAGGCGACCTGCTGGTCATGGACTCCGAGCTGCCCGACATGGACCCGCTCTCAGTGATCCGGCTGGTGCGCCGGGCGCGGCCCGGGTTCCCGGTGGCCGTGCTGGCCCACAGCCGGGACGAGGCCGGGGAGTGTCTCGGCGAGCCCCGCGTGCTCTTCGTGCCCAAGGGCGAGGACCCGGCGCTGGTGGTGAATGCCGTTCGCGGAGGGATTGAATCGGGTTTTTCGGGGCCGTGA
- a CDS encoding GyrI-like domain-containing protein, with the protein MTQQKTDLFALNRKDYTAWRKPRFAEVESGWYLCVEGRGGVDGREYLEGRQALARLGRALQARAAAAGQGFKLCRRETLWHMDPGYFDITQAPDDALNWAMCMRLPDSVGENELEEVKAALAAKGEVSPALRLAVAMGMEEGRCAQMLHVGPREALQDSIRALYAFIEEREAYAVGRLHEVALNDPARTAPERQRVLLRVPVM; encoded by the coding sequence ATGACCCAGCAGAAAACAGACCTCTTCGCCCTGAACCGCAAGGACTACACCGCCTGGCGCAAACCGCGCTTCGCCGAGGTGGAGTCGGGCTGGTACCTCTGCGTCGAGGGGCGCGGCGGCGTGGATGGGAGAGAGTATCTCGAGGGGCGCCAGGCGCTCGCCCGCCTGGGCCGGGCGCTGCAGGCCCGGGCCGCGGCGGCGGGGCAGGGCTTCAAGCTCTGCCGCCGCGAGACGCTGTGGCACATGGACCCGGGATACTTCGACATCACCCAGGCCCCGGACGACGCCCTCAACTGGGCCATGTGCATGCGCCTGCCCGACTCCGTGGGCGAGAACGAACTGGAGGAGGTCAAGGCGGCCCTGGCGGCCAAGGGCGAAGTCTCGCCCGCCCTGCGCCTGGCGGTGGCCATGGGCATGGAGGAGGGCCGCTGCGCCCAGATGCTGCACGTGGGGCCGCGCGAGGCCCTGCAGGATTCCATCAGGGCCCTCTACGCCTTCATCGAGGAGCGCGAGGCCTACGCCGTGGGCCGCCTGCACGAGGTGGCCCTGAACGATCCCGCCCGCACCGCGCCCGAACGGCAACGCGTCCTGCTTCGGGTGCCCGTGATGTAG
- a CDS encoding NADH:flavin oxidoreductase/NADH oxidase — MNADSTPNTTGQATAELLRPLTLRGVTIPSRIVVSPMCQYCAQDGFADDWHLVHLGSRAVGGAGLVFAEATAVTARGRISSTDLGIWTEAHIEPLARVTAFLRRMGAVSGMQLAHAGRKASCLPPWLGGARVAPEAEDGWEIVAPSAIPFSEGEPAPRALDVDSIAEIKAAFVAAARRSVAAGFDVVELHAAHGYLLHQFLSPLSNKRDDAYGGTLENRMRLTLETAQAVRETLPESMPLFVRVSATDWVDGGWDLEQTVALAKELKGVGVDLMDITSGGLVPHAKIPVGPGYQVPFAEAVRKRADMPVSAVGMITDPAQAEAIVSSGQADMVMLGRQMLREPYFALNAAQALGGEAKWPTQYGYAVRTRRS, encoded by the coding sequence ATGAACGCTGATTCCACTCCAAATACAACGGGTCAGGCCACGGCGGAACTGCTGCGGCCCTTGACCCTACGCGGCGTGACCATCCCCAGCCGCATCGTCGTTTCCCCCATGTGCCAGTACTGCGCGCAGGACGGCTTCGCGGACGACTGGCACCTGGTTCACCTGGGCAGCCGGGCCGTGGGCGGGGCGGGCCTGGTCTTCGCCGAGGCCACGGCCGTCACGGCCCGGGGCCGCATCTCCTCGACCGATCTGGGCATATGGACCGAAGCACACATCGAACCCCTGGCGCGCGTCACCGCGTTCCTGCGGCGCATGGGCGCGGTCTCGGGCATGCAGCTGGCCCACGCCGGGCGCAAGGCTAGCTGTCTGCCGCCCTGGCTGGGCGGGGCGCGCGTGGCCCCCGAGGCCGAGGACGGCTGGGAGATCGTGGCCCCGAGCGCCATCCCCTTCTCCGAAGGCGAGCCCGCACCCCGAGCGCTGGACGTTGACTCCATCGCCGAGATCAAGGCCGCCTTCGTGGCGGCCGCCCGCCGCTCCGTGGCCGCGGGGTTCGATGTGGTGGAGCTGCACGCGGCCCACGGCTACCTGTTGCACCAATTCCTCTCCCCTCTCTCCAACAAGCGCGACGACGCCTACGGCGGCACGCTGGAGAACCGCATGCGCCTGACCCTGGAGACGGCCCAGGCCGTGCGCGAGACCCTGCCCGAATCCATGCCGCTCTTCGTGCGCGTCTCCGCCACGGACTGGGTGGACGGCGGATGGGACCTGGAGCAGACCGTGGCCCTGGCCAAGGAGCTCAAGGGCGTCGGCGTGGACCTGATGGACATCACCTCAGGCGGGCTCGTGCCCCACGCCAAGATCCCCGTGGGGCCGGGGTACCAGGTGCCCTTCGCCGAGGCCGTGCGCAAGAGGGCGGACATGCCCGTGAGCGCGGTGGGCATGATCACCGACCCGGCCCAGGCCGAGGCCATCGTGTCCTCGGGCCAGGCGGACATGGTGATGCTGGGCCGCCAGATGCTGCGCGAGCCCTACTTCGCGCTCAACGCGGCCCAGGCGCTGGGCGGCGAGGCCAAATGGCCCACGCAATACGGCTACGCCGTGCGGACCAGGAGGTCGTAG
- a CDS encoding methyl-accepting chemotaxis protein, whose translation MKLSLQLKFLIPALGAILLGMLCLVVLNANLVRSSMETMLGQDTALLAQFLSRDVTGGVEDRLHALAGIAKRQDMIQAAEGKNPPGTHEELLSLVNSLKGLLYLNVFDLKGEALTSSEVLKGSVNVADRDYFKAVSSGKDRAVSKPLVSRTVGKAVVVLAVAVKDGSGKLVGVLNAGLDLEYLTSEVGKTRIGDSGYAFILDRDGMYVAHPDTAKRMQTEKDPPEWMRKALAASSMEKIATSQDGNKGMVTVLPDPLTGWRYVIVSPYQEMAALVQAVNRNNMLISLVIAVLLVAVIMASLRVCILKPLSACGAFAREVAGGSLDARLEVHGTDQLGVLADDLRKMVDSLKANLETIREEGRRAEDAVHEAKQALGQAEQARHEAEEARREGMLQAAGILHGVVGGITESSEALMAEIDALRNGVAGQEATTGETAAAMDEMNSSVLEVARNAAEASELADKTRVQAQSGHDVVENARKAINEVDGLAKVLEQGMAKLGQQATAIGQVMTVISDIADQTNLLALNAAIEAARAGDAGRGFAVVADEVRKLAEKTMDSTKEVGQAIANIQANTADNVQLVKKAAQAVAVAAGLADQSGEALALIVGLVDQSSGQVRGIAQAAGQQSSVSEEIARAVSDISSFSQNLAQGVGEFARAVQGLSGHAHELKAVIADLEESKAGGARAIGV comes from the coding sequence ATGAAGTTGTCGCTGCAGTTGAAATTTCTGATCCCGGCCCTCGGGGCCATTCTGCTGGGCATGCTCTGCCTGGTGGTGCTCAACGCCAACCTGGTGCGCTCGTCGATGGAGACCATGCTCGGGCAGGACACGGCCCTGCTGGCGCAGTTCCTCTCCCGCGACGTGACCGGCGGCGTGGAGGACAGGCTCCACGCCCTGGCGGGCATCGCCAAACGCCAGGACATGATCCAGGCCGCAGAAGGCAAGAACCCTCCCGGCACCCACGAGGAACTGCTGAGCCTGGTCAATAGCCTCAAGGGGCTCCTCTATCTCAACGTTTTCGACCTCAAGGGAGAGGCTTTGACCTCTTCCGAGGTGCTCAAGGGCTCTGTGAACGTGGCGGACCGCGACTATTTCAAGGCCGTCAGTTCCGGCAAGGACAGGGCCGTCTCCAAGCCGCTGGTGAGCCGCACGGTGGGCAAGGCCGTGGTGGTGCTGGCGGTGGCGGTGAAGGACGGCTCGGGAAAGCTCGTGGGCGTGCTCAACGCCGGGCTTGACCTGGAGTACCTCACCTCCGAGGTGGGCAAGACCCGCATCGGGGATTCCGGCTACGCCTTCATCCTGGACCGCGACGGCATGTACGTGGCCCATCCGGACACGGCCAAGCGCATGCAGACCGAGAAGGACCCGCCCGAGTGGATGCGAAAGGCCCTGGCTGCATCCTCCATGGAGAAGATCGCCACCAGCCAGGACGGCAACAAGGGCATGGTCACGGTGCTGCCCGATCCGCTCACGGGCTGGCGCTACGTCATCGTCTCCCCCTACCAGGAAATGGCCGCCCTGGTGCAGGCCGTCAACCGCAACAACATGCTCATATCCTTGGTGATCGCCGTCCTGCTGGTCGCGGTGATCATGGCGTCGCTGCGGGTGTGCATACTGAAGCCCCTTTCGGCCTGCGGCGCCTTCGCGCGCGAGGTGGCCGGCGGCAGTCTGGACGCCAGGCTGGAGGTCCACGGCACCGACCAATTGGGCGTGCTGGCCGACGACCTGCGCAAGATGGTGGATTCCCTCAAGGCCAACCTGGAGACCATCCGGGAGGAAGGCCGCCGCGCCGAGGATGCCGTCCACGAGGCCAAGCAGGCCCTGGGGCAGGCCGAGCAGGCCCGCCACGAGGCCGAGGAGGCCCGGCGCGAGGGCATGCTCCAGGCGGCGGGGATTCTGCACGGCGTGGTGGGCGGCATCACAGAGAGCTCCGAGGCGCTCATGGCGGAGATCGACGCCCTGCGAAACGGCGTGGCCGGGCAGGAGGCCACAACCGGCGAAACAGCGGCCGCCATGGACGAGATGAACTCCAGCGTGCTGGAGGTGGCCCGCAACGCGGCGGAGGCCTCCGAGCTGGCCGACAAGACCCGCGTGCAGGCCCAGAGCGGCCACGACGTGGTGGAGAACGCCCGCAAGGCCATCAACGAGGTGGACGGCCTGGCCAAGGTCCTGGAGCAGGGAATGGCCAAGCTCGGGCAGCAGGCCACGGCCATCGGCCAGGTCATGACCGTCATCTCGGACATCGCGGACCAGACCAATCTGCTGGCCCTCAACGCCGCCATCGAGGCCGCCCGCGCGGGCGACGCGGGCAGAGGCTTCGCGGTTGTGGCCGACGAGGTGCGCAAACTGGCCGAAAAAACCATGGACTCCACCAAGGAGGTGGGCCAGGCCATCGCCAACATCCAGGCCAACACCGCCGACAATGTGCAGCTGGTGAAGAAGGCGGCCCAGGCCGTGGCCGTGGCAGCCGGGCTTGCCGACCAGTCCGGCGAGGCCCTGGCCCTCATCGTGGGCCTGGTGGACCAGAGCTCCGGGCAGGTGCGCGGCATCGCCCAGGCCGCGGGGCAGCAGTCCAGCGTCAGCGAGGAGATCGCCCGGGCGGTTTCCGACATCAGCAGCTTCTCCCAGAACCTGGCCCAGGGCGTGGGCGAGTTCGCACGGGCGGTGCAGGGCCTCTCGGGCCACGCCCACGAGCTCAAGGCCGTCATCGCGGACCTGGAGGAAAGCAAGGCGGGCGGAGCCAGGGCCATCGGCGTCTGA